A portion of the Intestinibacillus sp. Marseille-P6563 genome contains these proteins:
- the eutJ gene encoding ethanolamine utilization protein EutJ — MMDLERVNAYMQRVKDSETQTFRPVGSKLKVGLDLGTAYIVLVVLDEEDNPIACEKQAASVLRDGVVVDYSGALRIVRELKAKLEERLGGEELINCAIAMPAGTESSVRTHQYVAEGAGFEVTNVLDEPTAANSIYQIDDGVVVDIGGGTTGLAILKDGKVIQIEDEPTGGTHVTLVLAGNYHIPFDEAEQIKQDYTRHREILPVVKAVLEKMASIVNRYVDKSQVDTLYLCGGTCCLTGIETIFEKETGIRTIKPADPFLVTPAGIAMNCKV, encoded by the coding sequence ATGATGGATCTCGAGCGTGTAAACGCCTATATGCAGCGTGTCAAGGATTCGGAAACCCAAACCTTCCGTCCGGTGGGGAGCAAGCTCAAAGTGGGCCTGGATCTGGGCACGGCCTACATCGTGCTGGTCGTGCTCGATGAGGAGGACAACCCGATCGCCTGTGAAAAGCAGGCGGCGAGCGTGCTGCGCGACGGTGTGGTCGTCGATTATTCGGGTGCGCTGCGCATTGTGCGCGAACTCAAGGCCAAACTGGAAGAACGGTTGGGCGGCGAAGAACTCATCAACTGCGCCATCGCCATGCCGGCCGGTACCGAATCGAGTGTGCGTACCCACCAGTATGTGGCCGAAGGCGCGGGATTTGAAGTCACCAACGTCCTCGACGAACCGACGGCGGCCAATTCCATCTATCAGATCGACGACGGCGTGGTGGTCGACATTGGCGGCGGCACGACTGGTCTGGCCATCTTAAAGGACGGCAAGGTCATCCAAATCGAGGATGAGCCCACGGGCGGCACCCATGTAACGTTGGTGTTGGCCGGTAACTACCACATCCCCTTTGACGAGGCCGAACAGATCAAGCAGGATTATACCCGCCATCGGGAAATTTTGCCGGTGGTCAAGGCCGTACTCGAAAAAATGGCCTCCATCGTCAATCGGTATGTGGACAAAAGCCAAGTCGATACCCTTTACCTGTGCGGCGGCACCTGTTGCCTGACCGGCATCGAGACCATCTTTGAAAAGGAGACCGGCATCCGGACCATCAAACCGGCCGATCCCTTCCTGGTCACCCCGGCTGGAATTGCGATGAACTGTAAGGTTTGA
- a CDS encoding EutN/CcmL family microcompartment protein, which translates to MKVAKVIGNIWSTRKDEKLRSYKLLIVQPINILDGSCDRTPIVAADTIGAGVGETVLIVAGSSARSAAGDMSVPVDATVVGIVDDQELHPDALQ; encoded by the coding sequence ATGAAAGTTGCAAAGGTGATCGGCAATATCTGGTCGACCCGAAAAGACGAAAAGCTCAGAAGCTATAAGCTGCTGATCGTGCAGCCCATCAACATTTTGGACGGTTCGTGTGACCGTACCCCCATCGTGGCCGCCGATACTATCGGCGCCGGAGTGGGCGAAACCGTGTTGATTGTTGCCGGCAGCTCGGCGCGCAGCGCGGCTGGGGATATGAGCGTGCCGGTCGATGCCACGGTCGTCGGGATTGTGGACGACCAGGAATTGCATCCCGATGCGCTGCAATAA
- a CDS encoding 4Fe-4S dicluster domain-containing protein, translated as MNLLEAVKDAGIVGAGGAGFPTHVKLKAKAEWFIVNAAECEPLIETDKYLCRTYADRIVAAAAAVAAHLEASHIVIALKRKYRDEIAALRAAITQAGVPIELCEMDTFYPAGDEQTMVQLVTGKTVPERGLPLDVGAVVDNVGTLLGIYDALIEGTAVSSKYLSVVGEVAEPIMLHVPIGTAVTDCIAAAHPRISDYAIILGGPMMGKVVSDPQAIAQAVVTKTTGNILVLPREHYLIERSARPLERIRAQARAACIQCRMCTDLCPRYLIGHQIRPHLVMRNLYREKSLESEAEFLHAFGDAANCCSCGVCEMFACPMGLSPRKVNEYMKGALRERGIQVPRNMAPEALRELALRRIPTERLIARLGLAAYSGLHAHTCQELEPDTIFVPFSQHIGKPAEPICQVGDRVEKGQKIAQAAENGLSANIHAGISGVITEITAAGARISRQKEG; from the coding sequence ATGAATTTGCTGGAGGCGGTGAAAGACGCCGGAATCGTCGGTGCAGGCGGTGCGGGCTTTCCCACGCATGTAAAACTCAAGGCCAAGGCCGAATGGTTTATCGTCAATGCGGCCGAATGTGAGCCTTTGATCGAAACCGACAAATACTTATGCCGCACCTATGCAGACCGCATCGTGGCGGCAGCGGCGGCCGTAGCGGCCCATCTGGAAGCGTCCCATATTGTCATTGCGCTCAAGCGCAAATACCGGGACGAGATCGCAGCCCTGCGCGCGGCCATCACCCAGGCGGGTGTGCCCATCGAGCTGTGCGAGATGGATACCTTCTACCCCGCGGGCGATGAACAGACCATGGTGCAGCTGGTCACCGGCAAAACCGTACCCGAACGCGGGCTGCCGCTCGACGTGGGCGCCGTGGTCGACAATGTCGGCACCCTGCTGGGCATTTACGACGCCTTGATCGAGGGCACGGCGGTCAGTTCCAAATATCTCTCGGTGGTGGGCGAAGTGGCCGAACCCATCATGCTGCATGTGCCCATTGGCACGGCGGTGACCGATTGCATTGCGGCCGCCCATCCCCGCATTTCCGATTATGCCATCATCCTGGGCGGGCCGATGATGGGCAAGGTGGTATCCGACCCGCAGGCCATTGCCCAGGCCGTGGTCACCAAGACCACGGGCAATATCCTGGTGCTGCCGCGTGAGCATTACCTCATCGAGCGGTCGGCCCGCCCGCTCGAGCGCATCCGCGCCCAGGCCCGGGCGGCCTGCATCCAGTGCCGGATGTGTACCGACCTGTGCCCGCGCTATCTGATCGGGCATCAAATCCGCCCGCATCTGGTCATGCGCAACCTGTACCGGGAGAAAAGCCTGGAATCGGAAGCCGAATTCCTGCATGCCTTCGGCGACGCGGCCAACTGCTGCTCGTGCGGCGTGTGCGAGATGTTCGCCTGCCCGATGGGGCTTTCCCCGCGCAAGGTCAACGAGTACATGAAGGGCGCACTGCGGGAACGGGGTATCCAAGTACCGCGCAATATGGCACCTGAAGCGCTGCGTGAACTGGCGCTGCGGCGCATCCCGACCGAGCGGCTGATCGCCCGGCTGGGGCTGGCTGCATACAGCGGCCTGCACGCCCACACCTGCCAGGAACTTGAGCCCGATACGATTTTTGTCCCCTTCTCCCAGCACATCGGCAAACCGGCCGAACCCATCTGTCAGGTGGGTGACCGGGTGGAAAAGGGACAAAAAATCGCGCAAGCGGCGGAAAATGGGCTTTCCGCCAACATCCACGCTGGCATTTCCGGCGTGATTACCGAAATCACAGCGGCTGGAGCACGAATCTCCCGCCAAAAGGAGGGTTAA